A stretch of DNA from Candidatus Limnocylindria bacterium:
TGGTGGCATGACGGTGGCCGAGGCCGGCCGCATGGGCGGTCGCCTTGTCAGCGAAAGGTACGGTCCTGAGTTCTATGAGCGGATCGGCAAGAAGGGCGGCTCGAGCACCGCTACGAAGTACGGTCCCGAGTTCTTCGGCCGCATCGGCAAGAAGGGCGGCAAGGCCGTGACCGCGAAGTACGGTCCGGGTCACTTCGAGCGGATCGGCCGCAAGGGCGGACAGAAGGTCGCGGATCTCATCGAGCGCGC
This window harbors:
- a CDS encoding general stress protein B; the protein is MARRTGGGMTVAEAGRMGGRLVSERYGPEFYERIGKKGGSSTATKYGPEFFGRIGKKGGKAVTAKYGPGHFERIGRKGGQKVADLIERAKAMDAVEKPRPVERPAVEDRVEEEVGR